In the Blochmannia endosymbiont of Camponotus sp. genome, ACGTATGTTAGTAAGTCAACCGTATGCAGAAACTATACGTAAAGTTATTAATCACATTGCTTTAGGAACATTAGAATATAAACACTCTTATTTTGAAGAACGAAATATTCAATCTGTTGGTTATTGGGTGATTTCAACGGATAGAGGATTAACAGGAGGATTAAATATTAATTTATTTAGAAGGTTATTACGTGATTTCAGTAAGTGGAATAATGCGGGAACATCTATTAAATTAGCAGTTATTGGGTCTAAAGCTGCTTCTTTTTTGAATTATATAAAACAGACAAAGATAGTTAGCTGCATTTGTGGAATTGGAGATATCCCTCAAATGTCAGATTTAATCGGTTCAGTCAGAGTGATGTTGCAATTATATAATGAAAATAAAGTAGATAGATTGTATTTAGCATATAATAAATTTGTTAATACTTTATCTCAAGTTCCTCAAATTTTACAGATTTTACCAATTGCTCCTGATGATAAAGTTGTATTAAAAAATCAACATTGGGATTATTTATATGAACCAGATTCTAGAATATTATTGAATAATTTATTACAGCGATATATTGAATCACAAATCTATCAAGGAGTATTGGAAAATTTAGCTAGTGAACAATCTGCTAGAATGGTGGCAATGAAGACTGCTTCAGATAATGGAGAGGTTATTATTAATGATCTAAAGTTATTTTACAATAAAGTTAGACAAACTAAAATTACAGAGGAGTTAATAGAAGTTGTTTCAGGATTTTCTGTAATGTAAATGATAAGATAGTTAGGGGTGTGATTAATATGAATTCTGGGAAAATAATCCGGGTTATTGGAGCGGTGGTTGATGTTGTGTTTAAGCAAAATGCAGTACCTACTGTATATCATGCACTTGAAGTATGTACTGATGATACATTTAATAAAAAATTGATATTAGAAGTAGCTCAACAATTAGGTGGAGGTATAGTACGTTGTATAGCTATGGGAAATACAGATGGATTACGTCGTGGATTAGTAGCAATTGATTTAAAACGTTCTATTGAAGTTCCAGTAGGAAAAGGGACTTTAGGTCGTATAGTAAATGTGTTAGGTGAACCAATTGATATGAAAGGGCCGATTAAAGAGAAAGAAAAACGGTCTATTCATAGATCTGCTCCGCTTTATTCTGAATTATCTACTAGCCAAGAGCTTTTAGTAACTGGTATTAAAGTAATTGATTTAATGTGTCCATTTGCTAAAGGAGGTAAAATTGGTCTTTTTGGAGGAGCAGGAGTTGGAAAGACTGTTAATATGATGGAGCTTATTCGTAATATTGCTGTAGAATATTCCGGTTATTCAGTATTCGTTGGTGTTGGAGAACGCACTCGTGAAGGTCATGATTTTTATCACGAAATGGTAAATTCTCATGTTATAAATAAAGTTGCTTTGGTGTATGGTCAAATGAATGAGCCACCCGGAAACAGATTACGCGTGGCTTTAACTGGTCTTACTATGGCGGAAAAATTTAGAGATGAAGGATATGACGTATTGTTGTTTATAGATAATATATATCGTTATACTCTTGCTGGGACTGAAGTATCTGCGTTGTTAGGCCGTATTCC is a window encoding:
- the atpG gene encoding F0F1 ATP synthase subunit gamma → MSSTKEIRGKIDSVRNIQKIAKAMEMISASKIHKTQKRMLVSQPYAETIRKVINHIALGTLEYKHSYFEERNIQSVGYWVISTDRGLTGGLNINLFRRLLRDFSKWNNAGTSIKLAVIGSKAASFLNYIKQTKIVSCICGIGDIPQMSDLIGSVRVMLQLYNENKVDRLYLAYNKFVNTLSQVPQILQILPIAPDDKVVLKNQHWDYLYEPDSRILLNNLLQRYIESQIYQGVLENLASEQSARMVAMKTASDNGEVIINDLKLFYNKVRQTKITEELIEVVSGFSVM
- the atpD gene encoding F0F1 ATP synthase subunit beta, whose amino-acid sequence is MNSGKIIRVIGAVVDVVFKQNAVPTVYHALEVCTDDTFNKKLILEVAQQLGGGIVRCIAMGNTDGLRRGLVAIDLKRSIEVPVGKGTLGRIVNVLGEPIDMKGPIKEKEKRSIHRSAPLYSELSTSQELLVTGIKVIDLMCPFAKGGKIGLFGGAGVGKTVNMMELIRNIAVEYSGYSVFVGVGERTREGHDFYHEMVNSHVINKVALVYGQMNEPPGNRLRVALTGLTMAEKFRDEGYDVLLFIDNIYRYTLAGTEVSALLGRIPSAVGYQSTLSEEMGMLQERITSTNLGSITSVQAVYVPADDLTDPSPATTFSHLDATIVLSRQIAALGIYPAVDPLDSNSQQLNPLIVGQEHYDVARDVKSILQRYQELKDIIAILGMDELSEEDKLIVLRSRKIQRFLSQPFFVAEVFTGFSGTYVSLKDTIQGFKEIIEGKYDHIPEQAFYMVGTIEEVIEKNKTL